In Nitrosarchaeum sp., the sequence ACAGTTAGGTGAAGCTGCAAAGCTATTTGCAAAAATGATCAAAGAAGATGCAACCATATGCCTAACGGTATCAGGAGCAATGACACCTGTAGGGTTTGGGGGAATTATCAAAACTTTGATAGAACGAGGATTCATTGACTGGATCATAACAACTGGCGCCAATGTCTATCACGAGGATCATTTTGCTTGGGGCTTACCTGTTAAACAAGGACATTTTGATGTTGACGATATGAAGTTGTATGAAAATGAAATTGTGCGAATTAGAGACGTATACATAAAATTTCATGAGACATTAGAAGCTGAAGATTTAATCATTCAGAAATTATTTGCAAATGATTTTACAGATAAACCATTTACAACTGCAGAATTTTGTAATTTGTTGGGAAAAATGAGTAAAGAAAAAGCAAAACATCCAGAAAAAAGTTTCATCACAACAGCATACGAATATGATGTTCCAGTGTATATCTCCACAATGAAGGATTCATCTATAGCAATGAATTTAGCAGTACATAGATTACATGATAAGGTATACAAATTAGATTTTGTCAAAGAGATAATTGAACAAGCTGCGATTTTATATAATT encodes:
- the speY gene encoding deoxyhypusine synthase, yielding MDPHKFHGKDIPHIKLDPNMTIEDLVDVFASSGYNGRQLGEAAKLFAKMIKEDATICLTVSGAMTPVGFGGIIKTLIERGFIDWIITTGANVYHEDHFAWGLPVKQGHFDVDDMKLYENEIVRIRDVYIKFHETLEAEDLIIQKLFANDFTDKPFTTAEFCNLLGKMSKEKAKHPEKSFITTAYEYDVPVYISTMKDSSIAMNLAVHRLHDKVYKLDFVKEIIEQAAILYNSKKSGILELGGGVPKNTAQQTGPMLDQILQRNDGGQDYVIQITDARPDTGGLSGATLQEGKSWGKVQDAHHDMITVYADSTIAFPILALYVLSNQKSREPKRLYKKLGKYYDKLQADYLKKPTETKKQKTRRTKKA